From the Neoarius graeffei isolate fNeoGra1 chromosome 1, fNeoGra1.pri, whole genome shotgun sequence genome, one window contains:
- the LOC132884566 gene encoding uncharacterized protein LOC132884566, with the protein MTKFIRKLCGRFLQVQALQSRAVEDINSTDPSNQLSGQKLNVGFTTRATLNRLLYAGDVTPQQVERFHQAVLAFLTGAVEYAMAKLPLKESLLKHARFVDVQQRADCEVNDAAYFVDQFTKLLPYHEPQDQDQLAEEFQDYQLMEVPMPEHQTEFDLEAFWECMSSLKNRVTGMSRFPRLSAIAKLVLILPHSNADAERVFFPCWA; encoded by the exons ATGACCAAGTTCATTCGCAAGTTGTGTGGAAGATTCCTGCAAGTTCAGGCACTGCAGAGCAGAGCGGTGGAGGACATCAATTCCACAGATCCATCCAACCAACTGTCTG GACAAAAACTGAATGTGGGTTTTACAACCAGGGCAACCCTCAACCGGCTCCTATACGCTGGAGATGTCACTCCACAGCAGGTGGAAAGATTCCACCAGGCTGTCTTGGCATTTTTGACAGGTGCAGTTGAATATGCCATGGCAAAACTGCCCCTTAAAGAGAGTCTCCTGAAACACGCCAGGTTTGTGGATGTGCAGCAGAGGGCAGACTGTGAAGTCAATGATGCTGCATACTTTGTGGATCA ATTCACCAAACTGCTTCCATATCATGAACCCCAAGACCAAGACCAACTTGCAGAGGAGTTTCAGGACTACCAGTTAATGGAGGTCCCAATGCCCGAACACCAAACAGAATTTGACCTTGAGGCTTTCTGGGAATGCATGAGTTCACTTAAGAATAGG gtGACTGGAATGAGCAGATTTCCCAGGCTGTCTGCAATTGCCAAATTAGTTTTAATTCTCCCCCACTCCAATGCAGATgctgagagggttttttttccatgCTGGGCTTGA